The Desulfomicrobium escambiense DSM 10707 genome segment AGTGCGGCGGCCCCCTCGACGCCCATCACCGCTCGGTCTTCGCCGTGCAGGAGGGCGGGCTCTATTGTCTGCGCTGCCCGTCTGGGGGCGGCGCCAAGATTTCCACCTCCCGCGAGACCCTGGGGCTGCTGGACCATCTGGCCCGCACGGGCCCCAAGGAATGGGCCGGCCTCATGCCGCCGGCCAGGGTGCGGGAGGAATGCGCCCACCTCGTGGACGCCTTTGTCCAATGCCATCTGGGCCTGACCTGCGAGGGCAACCGCTTCGTGCGGTGCTGACGCGGCCGGGCATATCGTTCTAAGGAGCTTCGCATGAATTTTCAGGACGTCATCAGCAACCTGCAGCGTTTCTGGGCCGGACAGGGCTGCGTGCTGCAGTTTCCATACGACATGGAGGTCGGGGCCGGGACCTTCAACCCCTCGACCTTCCTGCGGGTCCTGGGCCCCGAGCCCTGGAAGGTGGCCTACCCCGAGTCCACCCGCCGCCCCACGGACGGCCGCTACGGCGAGAATCCCAACCGCCTGCAGCACTATTTCCAGTTCCAGGTCATCCTGAAGCCGTCCCCGGCCAACGTGCTGGAACTGTACCTGGACAGTCTCGGGGTGCTGGGCATCGACAAGCACGTCCACGACATCCGCTTCGTCGAGGACGACTGGGAGAGTCCGACGCTGGGCGCCTGGGGCCTGGGTTGGGAAGTGTGGCTCAACGGCATGGAGGTCACGCAGTTCACGTACTTCCAGCAGGTCGGCGGCATCAACCTGGAGCCCGTCAGCTGCGAGATCACCTACGGCGTGGAGCGGCTGTGCATGTACCTGCAGGAGAAGGAGTCGGTCTACGACCTGGCCTGGAACGACCACGTGACCTACGGGCAGGTCTACCACCAGGCCGAGGTGGAGCACTCGAAGTACAATTTCGACCACTCGGACCAGGACATGCTGCTGGGCTTCTTCAACGCCTGCGAGGCTGAGTCCCGCAAGCTCTGCGAGGCCGGGCTGCCCTGGCCGGCCTACGACTTCTGCCTGAAGTGCTCCCACACCTTCAACCTGCTGGACGCCCGCGGAGCCATCTCTATCACCGAGCGGGCCAAGTACATCGCCCGGGTCCGGGCCCTGGCCTCGGCCGTGGCCAGGCTCTACGTCGAACAGCGCGCGGCGATGGGGCATCCGCTTTTGAAATCCTGACCTTCCCGTTCACGGGTTCTGCATAGGGAGTTTTTTCATGAGTCATTTCGTTCTTGAGATCGGTGTGGAGGAAATGCCGGCGCGTTTCCTGCCCCTGCTGGACCGGGAGCTGCGCGAACGCTTCGAGGCCCTGCTCGGCGAGTCCGGGCTCGAATTCGGCGCCGTGGCCTCCTTTTCCACGCCCCGGCGTCTGGTGGTGGACATCACGGGACTGGCCGGCGTGCAGAAGACCGAGGAGATCGTGGTCTCGGGCCCGCCCGTGCGCATCGCCCTCGACGCCGACGGAAAACCGACCAAGGCGGGGCTGGGCTTCGCCAAGTCCCAGAACGTTGAGTTCGACCAGGTCTACGTGGAGAAGACGGACAAGGGCGAGTACCTGGCCCTGAAGAAGACCGTCGGCGGCCGCGTCGCGGCCGACATCCTGGCCGAGACGTGCGCGGCCGTGCTGCCGTCCCTGACCTTCCCCAAGAAGATGCAGTGGATCGGCAAGGACTGCACTTTCGGCCGCCCCGTGCGCTGGCTCCTGGCCATGCTGGACGACAGGGCGGTGCCCTTCGACTTCGCGGGCCTGACGGCGGGCTCGGAAACACGCGGTCACCGTGTCATGGGTCCCGGCCCCTTCGCCGTGCCCCACGCCGACGACTACGCCCGCGTCCTTCTTGAGCAGGGCAGGGTGGTCCTCGACGCCGCGGCCCGCAGGTCCGCCATACGCGCCGACGGCGACCGCCTGGCCGCCGAGGTCGGCGGTACGGTGGAGTGGTCCGAGTCGCTGCTGGACCAGGTGGCCAACCTGGTGGAGGCGCCCAGGGCCATGCTTGGCGGCTTTCACGAAAAATTCCTGGAACTTCCGGCCGAAGTCCTGCTGACGAGCATGGAAACCCACCAGAAGAGTTTCGGCCTGCGCGGTGCGGACGGCAAGCTCCTGCCGTATTTCCTGACCGCCGCCAACATCGAGTCCCGCGAGCCCGCCCTGGTCCGTAAGGGCTGGGAGAGGGTCCTGCGGGCCCGCCTGGAGGACGCCCGCTTCTTCTGGGAGGCAGACTGCGCCGCCACCTTCGAGCAGTGGCTGGACAAGCTCGACAAGGTCATCTTCATCGGCCCACTCGGCACCATGGGCGACAAGACCCGCAGGCTCGAAAAGCTCGCCGCGTCCATCGCCTCGCGCATCGCCCCGGAACTGTCCGCGGACATGGGCCGGGCAGGCCGCCTGTCCAAGGCCGATCTCGTATCCGAGATGGTCTACGAGTTCGACGACCTGCAGGGCAAGATGGGCGGCATCTACGCCCGCATGAAGGGCAAGGGCGAGACCGTGGCCCGGGCGCTCTACGAGCAGTACCTGCCCGCGGGCCAGGATTCCCCGCTGCCGGGGAGCATGGCCGGCGTCATCCTGTCCCTGGCCGACAAGCTTGACAACCTGGCCGGCTGCTTCGGCCTGGGCATGATGCCCACGGGCGCGGCCGACCCGTACGCCCTGCGGCGCAACGCCCTGGGCGTGTGTCGCATCGTGCTCGAAAAGGGGCTGACCCTGGACCTGGCGGAACTCCTGCGCGAGGCCCAGGTCGGGTACGTCGGTGTGGAGTGGAAGCTGCCGCCCGAAGAGGCGCTGGACAAGCTCATGGATTTCTTCGGCCAGCGTCTGCGCGCCTACTGGAACGCCCAGGGCGTCCCGACCCTGGTCCTCGAGGCTGCCATGGCCCCCGGCTTTGGCGACATCTTCGAGACTTGGCGGCGGGTGGAGGCCCTGGCCGATTTTAGCCGCGAGGCGGATTTCGAGGCCTCGGTCCTGACCTTCAAGCGCGCAGCCAACATCATCCGCAAGCAGGCCGGTCAGGAACTCTCGGGCGAGATCCGCGAGAACCTGCTCGAAGGCGACGCCGAGAAGGCCTTCTGGGCCGCGCTGCAGGCCGTCGAGCCCGAGTGGGCCCGTCTGGCCGAGGCCGGCGACTACCCGAAGATGCTGGCCCTCCTGGGCACCCTGCGCCCGGTGGTGGACGCCTTCTTCGACGGCGTCATGGTTATGTGCGACGACGCGGCCTTGCGCACCAATCGCCTGAACCTGCTGCAAAGGCTGGTCTCGACCCTGGGACGGGTGGCCGATTTCGGAAAATTCCAGGTCTGATGCCGTCTGCGGGCTTGACAGCGTCCAAAAGCATCGGCTACAGCCTTCGGATTGCAGAGACATCTTCTTACTGACTGAAACACGCGTATATTTTTGAAAGGAGTTTTATCTTGGCCAATCACAAGTCTGCCCTCAAGAGACACCGCCAGAGCCTCAAGGCCCGCGAGCGCAATAGAATGATGAAAACCCGTGTGAAGAACGCCATGAAGGCCGTGCGCACCGCCATCGAGTCCCAGGACCAGGATGCCGTGACCACCGCCCTGAAGGCCGCCACCACGGTTCTGGACAAAGCCGCGAGCAAGAAAGTCGTGCACTGGCGCACTGCCGCCCGGAAGATTTCCCGTCTTTCCCTGGCCGCGAACAAGATCTAGCCATACGCACCCGATTCAGTCACGAAAGCCCGTCATGATGCTGCATGACGGGCTTTTGCATTTTCGGCCCCCGTCTGGGACCACGCCGTTTCCTCCGTATTTCCGCCTCCCCGCGCCCCCTGCGCCTCGGATCGCCTCGAGGCCCGGAACCCCTGCATTCCCGGTCGTTCCTCGATTGACAGGCCTTGTGTCATCAGGTTATCGATTATCGTTCAAATTGTCCGGTTTTCCGGGTTCACCCTCACACGTTTCGGAGGTCTTCATGAAAGCGGCGAAGTGGGTCGTTGCCCTCGTTTTCACCCTGTTGTCCTGCGTCCCGGCCCTGGCGGCCGACACGATCAGGATCGGCGCCATCTTCTCCGTGACCGGCCCGGCCTCCTTCCTGGGCGAGCCCGAGAAGAACACGCTCCTCATGCTCAAGGACAAGGTCAACTCGGCCGGAGGCGTGAACGGGAAACAGGTCGAGGTCATCGTCTACGACGACGAGTCCGACGTGAACAAGTGCGTCATGGCCGCCAAGAAGCTCCTGGACCAGGACGGCGTCAGCGTGGTCATCGGCCCGAGCATTTCCGGCAATACCCTGGCCATCTCCAAGTTCTTCTCCTCGGCCGAGGTGCCGCTGGTGTCCTGCGCGGCCGCCGAGAAGATCGTCAAGCCCGTGGACCCGTGGGTCTTCAACACCCCGCAGCTGGACCGCCATGCCGTGACCAAGATTCTCCAGAGCGCCAAGGCCAGGGGCTTCTCCAAGCTGGCCATCCTGACGGTGTCCGACGGCTACGGCCAAGCCGGCCGCGGGGTCCTGAACGAGCTCATCCCGGCCGGGGGCTTCCAGCTCGTGGCCGACGAGGTCTACGGGCCCAAGGACACGGACATGACCGCCCAGCTGACCAAGATCAAGGGCGCCGCGCCCGACGCCATCATCTGTTGGGGCACCAACCCCGGCCCGGCCGTAGTGGCCCGCAACCGCGTCCAGCTGGGCCTGACCACGCCCTTGTACATGAGTCACGGCGTGGCCTCGGACAAATTCATCGAACTGGCCGGCGACGCGGCCGAAGGGCTCGTTCTCCCGGCCGGCCGCCTGGTGGCCGTGGACCTGGTCCCGGCCGACCATCCCCAGAAACCGGTGCTTGAGGCCTACGTGGCCGATTACGCCAAGGCCTACAACTCCCCGGTCTCGTCCTTCGGCGGCTACGCCCACGACGCCTTCGCCCTGGTCCTGGAGGCCGTCGGCAAGGGCGGCTCTGCCAAGCCCGCCGACATCCGCGACAACCTGGAGAAGATCGCGAAGTTCCCCGGAACGTCGGGGGTGTACACCTACGGCCCCGACAACCACAACGGCCTTGACGAGAGCGCCTTCATCATGGTGACCATCAAGAACGGCACCTGGAACGTGACCGAGTAGAACCGCAACGTCCGAACAGGCCGACGGATGGAAGCGTCCGCCGGCCTTTTTCTTGGGAGCACATGGACCCGTCGAGCCTCCTGCAGTACCTCATCACCGGCCTGACCCTGGGTAGCACCTACGGCCTGACGGCGCTGGGGTTCACCATCATCTTCAACACCACGGGCGTCATCAACTTCGCCCAAGGCGAGTTCGTCATGCTCGGCGGCATGATGAGCGTCTATTTTACCCGCGTCCTGGGGCTCGGAGAACCGGTGGCCGTGATTCTGGCCGTGGTCGGGGCCACCGTGGCGGGTGCTTTGGTCGAGCGCCTGGCCATCCGCCCCGTGCGCGACTGCCCGACCATCAACCTGGTCATCATCACCATCGGCGTGTCCATCCTCGTTCGCGGCCTGGCCATGCTGGCCTGGGGCAAGGACACGCACGTGCTCGAACCCTTCTCGGGCG includes the following:
- a CDS encoding glycine--tRNA ligase subunit alpha; its protein translation is MNFQDVISNLQRFWAGQGCVLQFPYDMEVGAGTFNPSTFLRVLGPEPWKVAYPESTRRPTDGRYGENPNRLQHYFQFQVILKPSPANVLELYLDSLGVLGIDKHVHDIRFVEDDWESPTLGAWGLGWEVWLNGMEVTQFTYFQQVGGINLEPVSCEITYGVERLCMYLQEKESVYDLAWNDHVTYGQVYHQAEVEHSKYNFDHSDQDMLLGFFNACEAESRKLCEAGLPWPAYDFCLKCSHTFNLLDARGAISITERAKYIARVRALASAVARLYVEQRAAMGHPLLKS
- a CDS encoding ABC transporter substrate-binding protein, which translates into the protein MKAAKWVVALVFTLLSCVPALAADTIRIGAIFSVTGPASFLGEPEKNTLLMLKDKVNSAGGVNGKQVEVIVYDDESDVNKCVMAAKKLLDQDGVSVVIGPSISGNTLAISKFFSSAEVPLVSCAAAEKIVKPVDPWVFNTPQLDRHAVTKILQSAKARGFSKLAILTVSDGYGQAGRGVLNELIPAGGFQLVADEVYGPKDTDMTAQLTKIKGAAPDAIICWGTNPGPAVVARNRVQLGLTTPLYMSHGVASDKFIELAGDAAEGLVLPAGRLVAVDLVPADHPQKPVLEAYVADYAKAYNSPVSSFGGYAHDAFALVLEAVGKGGSAKPADIRDNLEKIAKFPGTSGVYTYGPDNHNGLDESAFIMVTIKNGTWNVTE
- the glyS gene encoding glycine--tRNA ligase subunit beta — protein: MSHFVLEIGVEEMPARFLPLLDRELRERFEALLGESGLEFGAVASFSTPRRLVVDITGLAGVQKTEEIVVSGPPVRIALDADGKPTKAGLGFAKSQNVEFDQVYVEKTDKGEYLALKKTVGGRVAADILAETCAAVLPSLTFPKKMQWIGKDCTFGRPVRWLLAMLDDRAVPFDFAGLTAGSETRGHRVMGPGPFAVPHADDYARVLLEQGRVVLDAAARRSAIRADGDRLAAEVGGTVEWSESLLDQVANLVEAPRAMLGGFHEKFLELPAEVLLTSMETHQKSFGLRGADGKLLPYFLTAANIESREPALVRKGWERVLRARLEDARFFWEADCAATFEQWLDKLDKVIFIGPLGTMGDKTRRLEKLAASIASRIAPELSADMGRAGRLSKADLVSEMVYEFDDLQGKMGGIYARMKGKGETVARALYEQYLPAGQDSPLPGSMAGVILSLADKLDNLAGCFGLGMMPTGAADPYALRRNALGVCRIVLEKGLTLDLAELLREAQVGYVGVEWKLPPEEALDKLMDFFGQRLRAYWNAQGVPTLVLEAAMAPGFGDIFETWRRVEALADFSREADFEASVLTFKRAANIIRKQAGQELSGEIRENLLEGDAEKAFWAALQAVEPEWARLAEAGDYPKMLALLGTLRPVVDAFFDGVMVMCDDAALRTNRLNLLQRLVSTLGRVADFGKFQV
- the rpsT gene encoding 30S ribosomal protein S20; translated protein: MANHKSALKRHRQSLKARERNRMMKTRVKNAMKAVRTAIESQDQDAVTTALKAATTVLDKAASKKVVHWRTAARKISRLSLAANKI